CCCTTATTGTAGAGCACAAAGTTTTCATCCGCAATTTCATTTCGTTTGACCCGCGACGCGACTGCCCAGGGGTGAATAGGCGAGGTAATGAAGCGTAACTCGTCCTGGAATAGTGGATGGAAGGTACATTTGTGAATGCCTTCAGGTGCCATAGTAATGCTGATGTCTGTCTTGTTTTCACAAACTTCGTCAACGGCATTGGGTGTATCAGCGGAAACGATCGTAATCTGGCACTTTGGAAAGCACTGTTTAAGCTCCCGCAATACCGGTGGCAAAATATACTGGCAGGCCGTGGTGCTGGCTCCGATGCGGAGTCGACCTCTCCCTCGTTGGTTCAACTCATCCATTTCTAACCTTGCTGCTTCCATATCTTTCAATATCTGAAGGGCGGATGGAAGAAATCGTTCACCTGCTTCGGTGAGGTGCGATTTTTTGCCGACCCTGGCAAAAAGTTTACACCCCAAGTCTCCTTCCAGGCTTTTTATGGAATGAGAAATGGCCGATTGGGTCACAAATAGACCTTTGGCCGTCTCTGTAAAGCTACCGGACATGGCCAGTGCAGCGAAGGCCAAGAGTTGTCTGCTATCGAGTGGTGTGGTCATAATGCGTGGCATATTTTGAGTATTACCACCTCTGAATGAATTTTTTTCATCAAAACAATAGCTAGTGGCATGCCATGGGCTTACAAATAGATGTGAATTCTGCAAAATCTGCTCAAAACAAGAAAACGATAGCCTTTGGCGGCGGAATTATAAGGCGTCAACCCATTCGTTTGGGTTACATCCGATTGGTTGACTGTGCGCCTTTGGTCGTTGCGCAGGAATTCGGAATCTTTCGAGACTTCGATCTTGATGTTCAATTAAGCCGAGAGGTGGGTTGGGCCTCTGTGAGGGACAAGATCGTATATGGTGAATTGGATGCATCTCAGGCTCTGGGCCCCATGGCCTTTGCCATCTCATTGGGCCTGGGATCCCTACAATGTGATTGCGTATCCGGTCTGGTGCTAAATTTTCACGGCAATGCCATTACTTTGTCTAATGAGTTGGCTCAAAGAGGTGTTACGGATGCTAGTTCCTTGAGAGATGAGGTGCTTCGAGCTCGGGATGAGAAAGTTTATACCCTCGGGGTTTTTTATAACCATTCGTCGCACAATTTCCTGCTTAGACAATGGCTAAAAAGTGGCGGCATAAACCCCGACAAGGAAGTGGAGATGGTTGTGCTTCCGCCCAATCAGATGGTACGTAATCTCGCTGCCGGAACCATCGACGGGTATTGCGTCGGAGAACCCTGGAACTCGCTTGCCGTTCAAAAGGGGGTTGGATGGACTGTTCAGGTGAGCTCCGAACTTGTACCAGGACATCCTGAAAAAGTACTAATAGCTCGTCGGGAATTTGCTGACTATAAAGCTGAGGT
This genomic stretch from Opitutia bacterium ISCC 52 harbors:
- a CDS encoding ABC transporter substrate-binding protein, which codes for MGLQIDVNSAKSAQNKKTIAFGGGIIRRQPIRLGYIRLVDCAPLVVAQEFGIFRDFDLDVQLSREVGWASVRDKIVYGELDASQALGPMAFAISLGLGSLQCDCVSGLVLNFHGNAITLSNELAQRGVTDASSLRDEVLRARDEKVYTLGVFYNHSSHNFLLRQWLKSGGINPDKEVEMVVLPPNQMVRNLAAGTIDGYCVGEPWNSLAVQKGVGWTVQVSSELVPGHPEKVLIARREFADYKAEVHTHLISALLEACRFCQDPENRSDIVEMLSQKAYLNCSAELIEPSFSGQYQLSKDRVSNFSDFNVFSSEDSNEPTRERALWILDGMEEAGQLEGYRLASTKLATRVFKPEIYQAACGVAGKLSSARP
- a CDS encoding LysR family transcriptional regulator; protein product: MPRIMTTPLDSRQLLAFAALAMSGSFTETAKGLFVTQSAISHSIKSLEGDLGCKLFARVGKKSHLTEAGERFLPSALQILKDMEAARLEMDELNQRGRGRLRIGASTTACQYILPPVLRELKQCFPKCQITIVSADTPNAVDEVCENKTDISITMAPEGIHKCTFHPLFQDELRFITSPIHPWAVASRVKRNEIADENFVLYNKGSYTFRLIENYFNKEELKINRFIELGSMEAIKELVKIGMGVGILAPWIVRNELEAHSLVSLPLGRTKLKRRWGISYQKGRKLNLIEETFVSLCESAIENMILDNVITEIA